The proteins below come from a single Salinivibrio kushneri genomic window:
- a CDS encoding GntR family transcriptional regulator, producing MRLSLDSQDPTPKFQQLIDQIQRHIASGTLYPGARLPSVRQLAKTLAMNPMTVSRSYQQLADEGWLERLPGVGMQVSETMRPAEPEQRLHYVEGALAHFIQAASEAGYSKSETMALIMTHWERYSADQALE from the coding sequence ATGCGTTTATCGCTAGACAGTCAGGATCCGACACCTAAATTTCAGCAGCTGATTGACCAAATTCAACGGCATATTGCCAGCGGCACCCTCTACCCCGGTGCGCGACTTCCCTCGGTGCGGCAACTGGCCAAAACATTGGCGATGAACCCAATGACGGTGTCGCGCAGCTATCAACAATTGGCCGACGAAGGCTGGCTTGAGCGTTTACCCGGTGTGGGTATGCAGGTGAGTGAAACCATGCGCCCGGCTGAGCCCGAGCAGCGTTTGCACTACGTTGAAGGCGCACTGGCGCACTTTATTCAGGCGGCCAGTGAAGCGGGATACAGCAAGTCAGAAACTATGGCGCTGATCATGACGCACTGGGAGCGTTACAGCGCCGATCAGGCATTAGAATAG
- the recG gene encoding ATP-dependent DNA helicase RecG, producing MRSSMLSAVTVDTLSGVGSKMAEKLAKIGLHTVQDVLFHLPYRYEDRTRVWPVASLLPGQHATIEGEITHNDTVFGRRRMLTVRVQDGSGALTLRFFNFNAAMKNSLAVGKQVKAYGELKRGKHGLEIIHPEYQVFSEPTELVMEETLTPVYPTTEGLRQATLRSLTDQALALLDKSGVDELLPEGLYDRQLSLRDALHLLHRPPPETVLEDLLAGQHPAQRRLIIEELLAQHLSMLSVRHHAQQVKGFALAPSQSLGQRLLDNLPFTPTGAQTRVVSEISADLAKPFPMMRLVQGDVGAGKTLVAVLAALQAIEQGHQVALMAPTELLAEQHATNFAQWLEPLGIQVGWLAGKLKGKAREQTLASIADGEAKMVVGTHALFQASVHFDSLALVIIDEQHRFGVHQRLALREKGEQQGAHPHQLIMTATPIPRTLAMTAYADLETSVIDELPPGRTPIQTVAVPDTRRDDIIARVSAACAAGRQAYWVCTLIEESDALEAQAAEDTATALKEALPNLKIGLVHGRMKAAEKQAIMEAFKQGELQLLVATTVIEVGVDVPNASLMIIENPERLGLAQLHQLRGRVGRGSVASHCVLLYHAPLSKTASQRLGVLRDSNDGFVIAQRDLDIRGPGELLGTRQTGLAEFKIADLVRDQGLIPEVQKLATHLHQHYPQHAQAIIRRWLGHKTHYSNA from the coding sequence ATGCGATCTTCGATGCTAAGTGCGGTGACTGTTGATACCTTAAGTGGCGTTGGCAGCAAAATGGCGGAAAAACTGGCGAAAATAGGCCTGCATACGGTGCAGGATGTATTGTTTCACCTGCCTTATCGTTATGAAGATCGCACTCGTGTGTGGCCGGTCGCGAGTCTCTTACCGGGTCAACATGCCACCATCGAAGGGGAAATCACCCACAATGACACCGTGTTTGGCCGTCGCCGGATGCTCACCGTCCGAGTGCAAGATGGCAGCGGCGCGTTAACGCTGCGGTTTTTCAATTTTAATGCCGCGATGAAAAACAGTTTAGCGGTAGGCAAGCAAGTAAAAGCCTACGGCGAGCTCAAACGCGGAAAGCACGGGCTGGAGATCATTCACCCCGAGTATCAGGTATTTTCTGAGCCCACCGAACTGGTGATGGAAGAAACCCTCACCCCCGTGTATCCCACGACGGAGGGGCTGCGCCAAGCGACGCTGCGTAGCCTGACCGATCAAGCCCTGGCTTTGTTAGACAAAAGTGGCGTCGACGAGCTGCTACCCGAGGGCTTATACGATAGACAGCTTTCGCTGCGCGATGCATTACACCTTTTACATCGTCCGCCGCCCGAGACCGTGTTGGAAGACTTACTAGCAGGGCAACACCCTGCTCAGCGACGCTTGATCATTGAAGAGCTTCTTGCCCAGCATCTGTCGATGCTGTCTGTGCGTCATCATGCCCAACAAGTGAAAGGCTTTGCCCTCGCGCCCAGTCAGTCATTAGGGCAGCGTCTGTTAGACAACTTGCCTTTCACTCCCACCGGCGCGCAAACCCGAGTGGTGAGCGAGATCAGCGCAGATTTGGCCAAGCCGTTTCCAATGATGCGCCTCGTGCAAGGCGATGTGGGTGCAGGTAAAACCTTGGTCGCCGTGCTCGCCGCCTTGCAAGCCATTGAACAAGGCCATCAAGTCGCGTTGATGGCACCGACCGAGCTACTGGCCGAGCAACACGCCACTAACTTCGCTCAGTGGCTCGAGCCACTGGGCATTCAAGTCGGTTGGTTGGCCGGCAAGCTAAAAGGGAAAGCGCGGGAGCAAACCCTAGCAAGCATCGCTGACGGCGAAGCGAAAATGGTGGTCGGTACCCATGCTTTGTTTCAAGCGAGCGTCCACTTCGACAGCCTAGCGTTGGTGATTATTGATGAGCAACACCGCTTTGGCGTTCACCAACGTCTCGCGCTGCGAGAGAAAGGCGAGCAGCAAGGCGCCCACCCGCACCAGCTTATCATGACCGCGACCCCCATTCCCCGTACCTTGGCGATGACCGCCTATGCGGATCTTGAAACGTCCGTCATCGATGAATTACCCCCAGGGCGCACCCCCATCCAAACCGTCGCCGTCCCCGACACCCGCCGCGACGATATCATCGCCCGCGTCAGTGCCGCGTGTGCAGCCGGTCGACAAGCGTATTGGGTGTGTACCTTGATTGAGGAGTCCGACGCCTTAGAAGCGCAAGCCGCCGAAGACACAGCCACCGCGCTTAAAGAAGCCCTCCCCAACCTGAAAATTGGCTTGGTTCACGGGCGAATGAAAGCGGCAGAAAAGCAAGCGATAATGGAAGCGTTTAAGCAAGGCGAGTTACAGTTATTGGTGGCGACAACGGTGATTGAAGTGGGTGTAGACGTGCCCAATGCCAGTTTGATGATCATTGAAAACCCCGAGCGGCTCGGACTCGCCCAGCTACATCAGTTGCGTGGCCGTGTCGGCCGTGGCTCCGTCGCCAGTCATTGTGTACTGCTTTACCATGCCCCTTTATCCAAAACCGCCAGTCAGCGGCTTGGGGTGCTGCGCGATAGCAATGACGGCTTTGTGATTGCGCAGCGCGATCTCGATATTCGTGGACCCGGCGAGCTTCTCGGCACCCGCCAGACTGGGCTGGCTGAGTTTAAGATTGCTGACTTGGTCAGAGATCAGGGGCTGATCCCTGAAGTGCAAAAACTGGCCACGCACTTACATCAACACTACCCACAACATGCTCAAGCGATTATTCGCCGCTGGCTGGGGCATAAAACCCACTATTCTAATGCCTGA
- the trmH gene encoding tRNA (guanosine(18)-2'-O)-methyltransferase TrmH gives MTPERFERIHQVLAQRQPDLTVCMEQVHKPNNISAIIRTADAVGVHRMHAVWPEGTKMRTLGGTSAGSRNWIDVVTHNTTEEAFETMHAQGMQVLVTNLSDTAVDFREIDYTRPTAIVLGQEKQGISREALDKADQDILIPMVGMVQSLNVSVASALILYEAQRQRQAAGMYQLDKTRLPDHEVHHILFERGHPVLARVAKQKGLPYPPLDEHGQIVADEAWWAQMQSAKHPR, from the coding sequence ATGACCCCTGAACGCTTTGAACGCATTCATCAGGTCTTGGCCCAACGCCAGCCTGATCTCACTGTCTGCATGGAGCAAGTTCACAAGCCCAACAATATTTCCGCCATCATTCGCACTGCCGACGCCGTGGGAGTCCACCGCATGCATGCGGTGTGGCCAGAGGGCACCAAGATGCGCACCCTCGGTGGCACATCGGCCGGCTCGCGTAACTGGATAGATGTGGTGACTCACAACACCACGGAAGAAGCCTTTGAGACCATGCACGCCCAAGGGATGCAGGTGTTAGTCACCAACTTATCGGATACCGCGGTCGATTTTCGCGAGATTGACTACACCCGTCCGACGGCCATCGTGCTGGGGCAAGAAAAACAAGGCATCAGTCGCGAAGCACTGGATAAAGCAGACCAAGACATCCTCATTCCTATGGTGGGTATGGTACAGTCACTCAATGTGTCAGTGGCCAGTGCCTTGATTTTGTACGAAGCACAGCGCCAACGCCAAGCGGCTGGCATGTACCAGTTGGATAAGACACGCTTGCCCGACCACGAGGTTCACCACATTTTGTTCGAGCGTGGTCACCCGGTGCTTGCCCGCGTGGCAAAACAAAAAGGCTTGCCTTATCCGCCCCTAGATGAACACGGTCAAATTGTGGCCGACGAGGCGTGGTGGGCACAGATGCAGTCGGCCAAACATCCACGTTAG
- the spoT gene encoding bifunctional GTP diphosphokinase/guanosine-3',5'-bis pyrophosphate 3'-pyrophosphohydrolase translates to MYLFDSLKEVASQYLPESQLEALRQAYLVARDAHDGQTRSTGEPYIIHPIAVARILAEMRLDCETLMAALLHDVIEDTEVTKEDLQQRFGDVVADLVDGVSKLDKLKFRDRKEAQAENFRKMVMAMAHDIRVILIKLSDRTHNMRTLGALRPDKKRRIARETLEIFAPLAHRLGIHNIKVELEELGFEALYPNRYRVLKKVIAQARGNRKEMIQKIHAEIEGRLEDAGIKARVLGREKNLYSIYNKMKNKEQRFHTIMDLYAFRVIVGDLDTCYRVLGQMHNLYKPRPGRLKDYIAVPKANGYQSLHTSMIGPHGVPVEVQIRTEDMDQMADKGVAAHWAYKSGADRPSGTTAQKRAQRWMQNIIELQQSAGSSFEFIESVKSDLFPDELYVFTPKGRIVELPVDATAVDFAYAVHTDVGNTCVGARVNRQPYPLSQPLKNGQTVEIITAPGARPNAAWLNYVVTARARTKIRQVLKTMRREESVTLGRRLLNHALGEQNLPDIDPERVDAVLSDLKLKTSDDLLASIGLGELMSVVIARRLLDQDPAAPTEGKMPIRGADGILVTYANCCRPIPGDPIIAHVSPGKGLVIHRETCANIRGHRQEPDKYMPVEWADDFEQEFSTRVRVDMQNHQGALADLTNTIAATGSNIQGLTTEERDGRLYTIFVRLTTKDRVHLANIMRRLRVMPNVVKVSRQKN, encoded by the coding sequence TTGTATCTATTTGATAGCCTGAAAGAAGTTGCTAGCCAGTATTTGCCGGAGTCGCAGCTTGAAGCGCTTCGGCAAGCCTACCTAGTAGCCAGGGATGCCCACGACGGGCAAACTCGCTCAACCGGCGAACCTTATATCATTCACCCCATCGCGGTGGCACGTATCTTAGCGGAAATGCGCTTGGACTGTGAAACCCTGATGGCGGCATTGCTGCATGATGTCATTGAGGACACTGAGGTGACCAAAGAGGACCTGCAGCAACGCTTTGGTGATGTGGTGGCCGATTTGGTCGACGGGGTGTCTAAGCTTGATAAGCTTAAATTTCGCGACCGTAAAGAAGCCCAGGCCGAGAACTTTCGCAAAATGGTCATGGCGATGGCCCATGACATTCGCGTGATCCTGATAAAACTGAGTGACCGCACCCACAATATGCGTACCTTGGGCGCCCTCCGCCCAGATAAAAAGCGCCGTATTGCCCGTGAAACGCTAGAAATCTTCGCCCCCCTCGCCCATCGTCTGGGTATCCATAATATAAAAGTCGAGCTGGAAGAGCTCGGTTTTGAAGCCTTGTACCCCAATCGCTACCGCGTGCTTAAAAAGGTGATCGCGCAGGCACGGGGTAACCGCAAAGAAATGATCCAAAAAATCCATGCGGAAATTGAAGGCCGCCTGGAAGATGCGGGGATTAAAGCCCGTGTACTGGGCCGAGAGAAAAACCTCTACTCCATCTATAACAAGATGAAGAATAAAGAGCAGCGTTTCCACACCATCATGGATTTGTACGCGTTTCGGGTGATTGTGGGTGATCTCGATACCTGCTACCGCGTGCTGGGGCAAATGCATAACTTGTATAAGCCACGCCCAGGCCGGCTCAAAGACTATATCGCGGTGCCCAAAGCCAACGGATATCAGTCACTGCACACCTCTATGATTGGTCCGCACGGTGTCCCGGTTGAAGTACAAATTCGTACCGAAGACATGGATCAAATGGCAGATAAAGGGGTTGCTGCACACTGGGCGTATAAAAGTGGCGCCGACAGGCCTTCTGGCACCACCGCGCAAAAACGGGCGCAACGTTGGATGCAGAACATCATCGAGCTGCAACAAAGCGCAGGCAGCTCGTTTGAGTTTATCGAGAGCGTTAAATCCGATCTCTTCCCCGACGAGCTGTACGTCTTTACCCCCAAGGGGCGGATTGTCGAGCTGCCTGTCGATGCGACCGCGGTCGACTTTGCCTATGCCGTCCACACCGATGTGGGCAACACCTGTGTCGGCGCGCGGGTTAACCGTCAGCCTTATCCGCTGAGCCAGCCGCTCAAAAATGGTCAAACGGTTGAGATTATCACCGCTCCGGGGGCGCGTCCGAATGCCGCTTGGCTCAACTATGTGGTCACGGCGCGGGCACGGACAAAAATCCGTCAAGTGCTAAAAACCATGCGTCGTGAAGAGTCGGTAACCTTAGGGCGTCGCCTGCTCAATCATGCGCTTGGAGAGCAAAACCTCCCGGATATCGACCCTGAGCGCGTTGACGCAGTATTGAGTGACTTGAAGCTAAAAACCAGCGACGACTTACTCGCGTCGATTGGCCTTGGCGAACTCATGAGCGTGGTGATTGCACGTCGCCTGCTTGACCAAGACCCGGCTGCCCCCACCGAGGGTAAAATGCCGATTCGTGGTGCCGATGGCATCTTGGTGACTTATGCCAATTGCTGTCGTCCGATCCCAGGTGACCCGATCATTGCCCATGTCAGCCCAGGTAAAGGCTTGGTTATCCACCGTGAAACCTGTGCTAACATCCGCGGCCACCGCCAAGAGCCGGACAAATATATGCCCGTCGAGTGGGCGGACGATTTTGAGCAAGAGTTCAGCACCCGGGTACGCGTGGATATGCAAAACCACCAGGGGGCATTGGCCGACCTCACCAATACCATCGCCGCAACCGGATCCAATATCCAAGGGTTAACCACCGAGGAGCGCGATGGTCGCCTGTACACCATTTTTGTTCGCTTAACGACCAAAGACAGAGTGCATTTGGCCAACATTATGCGCCGCCTTCGCGTGATGCCTAATGTGGTGAAAGTGAGCCGCCAGAAAAACTGA
- the rpoZ gene encoding DNA-directed RNA polymerase subunit omega: MARVTVQDAVEKIGNRFDLVLVAARRARQMQTGGKDALVAEENDKYTVISLREVEEGLINKEVLDARERQEKQEQEAAEMAAVSTISGQR; encoded by the coding sequence ATGGCACGCGTAACTGTTCAAGACGCCGTTGAAAAAATTGGTAACCGCTTCGATCTCGTTCTGGTTGCGGCTCGCCGCGCCCGTCAAATGCAAACCGGCGGCAAAGATGCCCTCGTTGCAGAAGAAAACGACAAGTACACAGTGATCTCTTTGCGTGAAGTTGAAGAAGGACTGATCAACAAAGAAGTCCTCGACGCACGTGAGCGTCAGGAAAAGCAAGAGCAAGAAGCCGCTGAAATGGCCGCGGTAAGCACCATTTCTGGTCAACGTTAA
- the gmk gene encoding guanylate kinase, whose amino-acid sequence MSQGTLYIVSAPSGAGKSSLISALLNDNPRYDMKVSVSHTTRAMRPGEEDGVHYHFVSVEEFQSLIAQEAFLEHAQVFGNYYGTSRVWIEKMLNNGVDIFLDIDWQGAEQIRQQMPNSKSIFILPPSREELERRLTTRGQDSEEVIAQRMQEARSEISHYADYDYLIINDDFDVALMDIKAIIRAERMALAKQASKYHAMIDELLAD is encoded by the coding sequence ATGAGCCAAGGTACGCTTTACATTGTTTCCGCCCCAAGTGGTGCGGGCAAATCCAGTCTGATTTCAGCGTTGCTGAATGATAACCCTCGCTATGACATGAAAGTGTCTGTGTCTCACACGACGCGCGCCATGCGCCCAGGTGAAGAAGATGGCGTGCACTATCATTTTGTCTCCGTGGAAGAGTTTCAGTCACTGATTGCGCAAGAAGCGTTCTTAGAGCACGCACAGGTATTCGGCAACTACTACGGCACATCCCGGGTATGGATTGAAAAAATGCTCAATAATGGTGTCGATATTTTCCTCGATATCGATTGGCAAGGCGCTGAACAAATTCGTCAGCAAATGCCGAACAGCAAGAGTATTTTCATTCTCCCTCCCAGCCGAGAAGAGCTAGAAAGACGCCTGACCACTCGTGGTCAAGACAGTGAAGAGGTGATCGCACAGCGCATGCAAGAAGCACGCTCCGAAATCTCTCACTATGCTGATTATGATTACCTGATTATTAATGATGACTTTGATGTCGCATTGATGGATATTAAGGCCATCATCCGTGCCGAGCGGATGGCACTAGCCAAACAAGCCAGCAAGTATCATGCGATGATCGACGAACTGTTGGCTGACTAA
- a CDS encoding phytanoyl-CoA dioxygenase family protein, giving the protein MEGTPDLYPSRVNGKETLSPRLDPVVYGSAQPEVPHSLSQHELDTFERQGFLVMKDYMPEMVAPLKREITRLRDDMAGYEELYTEPDSDELRTIFKPFAYSDLIDRFSRDPRILNKVRQILGSDAYLMQSRVNIKPAFKGKSFPWHSDFETWHVEDGMPRMRAVTVWLMLTDNTEHNGPLYVIPGSHHHYASCEGNTGEKNYQQSLKKQMLGVPKPETMDALLEDNGIASVTGQAGTLVFHDCNLMHGSPDNIANDPRSILMFVYNSVENKTVKPFSGLPPRPHYLSNPDQRPLQAVESLWPLAS; this is encoded by the coding sequence ATGGAAGGTACACCCGATTTGTATCCCTCACGCGTCAATGGAAAAGAAACCCTCTCCCCACGTCTAGACCCTGTTGTGTACGGCAGTGCGCAGCCAGAGGTACCGCATAGTTTAAGCCAGCACGAGCTGGATACGTTCGAGCGCCAAGGCTTTCTGGTTATGAAGGATTACATGCCGGAAATGGTGGCACCGCTTAAGCGTGAAATAACCCGTTTGCGCGATGATATGGCCGGCTATGAAGAGCTATATACCGAGCCGGATAGTGACGAGTTGCGCACTATTTTTAAACCTTTTGCCTACAGTGATTTGATCGATCGCTTCTCACGCGATCCGCGCATTCTCAATAAAGTGCGGCAAATTTTGGGCTCGGATGCATATTTGATGCAATCGCGTGTCAATATTAAGCCTGCGTTTAAAGGCAAGTCGTTTCCTTGGCATTCTGACTTCGAGACTTGGCACGTTGAGGATGGAATGCCACGGATGCGAGCCGTGACCGTATGGCTGATGTTAACCGACAACACCGAGCACAATGGGCCTTTGTATGTGATCCCCGGCTCGCACCATCATTATGCGTCTTGTGAAGGCAACACCGGCGAAAAAAACTATCAGCAATCGCTGAAAAAACAAATGCTGGGCGTGCCCAAGCCAGAGACCATGGACGCATTGTTAGAAGACAATGGCATTGCCTCGGTAACGGGACAAGCCGGTACCTTGGTGTTCCATGATTGTAACTTGATGCATGGCTCACCCGATAATATCGCCAACGACCCACGTTCGATTTTAATGTTCGTTTATAACAGTGTGGAAAACAAAACGGTGAAGCCATTTAGTGGGTTGCCACCGCGCCCACACTATTTATCTAACCCCGACCAACGCCCCCTGCAGGCAGTAGAGTCACTCTGGCCGCTGGCTTCCTAA
- a CDS encoding glycerophosphodiester phosphodiesterase, giving the protein MNTSLKATLSVTATALSVASAVSFSSFAQASDTALSAQLGIADHAVIAHRGDSYNAPESTLPAYQLACEVGADYLELDLQRTKDGKLIAVHDDNLKRNTNIETVYPERADDPVNTFTWAELEKLDAGSWYNQAYPERARESFSGLKLVTLDQVREIAEDCAHQPGLYIETKVPEFFPGIEQDLKQDLTEHGWLDDDAKGKVILQTFNKSSLEALQDVMPNVPKILLLWAGDGYIPTKDSAPKADDESYAQYYARQEVASKSGYAEWLDYAKEHGAIGVGPSGTQANFDDAWSSQFSYMDLAKSWMVDMSHEKGLLMHMYTLDDREDLIRYRERGVDGFFTNRPNVAVKALTDSDGKDIEATLTQLGY; this is encoded by the coding sequence TTGAACACATCATTAAAAGCGACCCTGAGCGTGACAGCTACTGCCCTGAGTGTGGCCAGTGCCGTATCCTTCTCTTCTTTTGCTCAAGCCAGTGACACGGCGTTAAGCGCACAACTTGGCATTGCCGATCACGCGGTCATTGCCCACCGTGGTGATTCTTACAATGCACCAGAGTCGACCTTGCCGGCTTACCAGCTTGCCTGTGAAGTGGGAGCCGATTATCTCGAGCTTGACCTACAGCGCACCAAAGACGGCAAATTGATCGCGGTGCATGACGACAACCTTAAGCGCAACACCAATATTGAGACAGTCTATCCTGAGCGTGCCGACGATCCGGTCAATACCTTTACTTGGGCAGAGCTGGAAAAACTGGATGCCGGTAGCTGGTATAACCAAGCCTATCCCGAGCGCGCACGAGAAAGCTTTAGCGGCTTGAAGCTAGTGACGCTGGATCAGGTACGTGAAATCGCGGAAGACTGTGCGCACCAGCCTGGGCTTTATATTGAAACCAAGGTGCCTGAGTTCTTCCCGGGGATTGAGCAGGATTTGAAGCAAGACTTGACCGAGCATGGTTGGTTAGATGACGACGCCAAAGGCAAAGTGATCCTGCAGACCTTTAACAAATCGAGCCTTGAAGCGCTGCAGGATGTGATGCCGAATGTGCCAAAAATCTTGCTGCTGTGGGCAGGTGATGGCTACATTCCCACTAAAGACAGCGCGCCGAAAGCGGATGATGAGTCTTACGCTCAGTACTACGCGCGTCAAGAAGTGGCCTCAAAATCCGGCTACGCAGAATGGTTGGATTATGCCAAGGAGCATGGCGCCATCGGTGTGGGGCCGTCGGGCACCCAAGCCAACTTTGATGATGCTTGGTCAAGCCAGTTTAGCTATATGGACTTGGCGAAGTCTTGGATGGTGGATATGAGCCATGAAAAAGGCTTGCTGATGCACATGTATACCTTGGACGATCGCGAAGATTTGATTCGTTACCGCGAGCGCGGTGTGGATGGCTTCTTTACCAACCGTCCTAACGTGGCGGTTAAAGCCTTAACCGACAGCGACGGTAAAGACATTGAAGCGACCTTAACGCAACTGGGTTATTAA
- a CDS encoding MATE family efflux transporter, with amino-acid sequence MESASRAKRLFSTTLPMLFGVLSLMSFQLVDSAFIGQLGVLPLAAQGFTLPIQMIIIGIQVGLGIATTAVISRALGADQCRYAKQLGGLILFIGTAGVALFAGLLYALRHPILMLLDAPDKVFPVIDSYWQIWLVSAWTGAVLYFFYSLARANGNTMLPGSMMVVTSLLNLALDPVFIFWLDWGINGAAVATLIAFGAGIAIVAPRVFGKGWVSFDWQDLNIKQSVGSIGHIMGPAMISQLLPPVSSMLATKLLASFGSAAVAAWALGSRFEFFAIVSVLALTMSMPPMVGRLLGKGDLTEVRHLVKLACQFILGFQLLIAVVTWLAAAPLADLMTSDQQVTDILYTHLTLVPFSLGALGVCMLMVSITNALGRSYTALTISALRLFAFFLPCLWLGAQIGELFGLFAGALIGNLLAGAVAYAMYRRTLAKLMAHQSR; translated from the coding sequence ATGGAGTCTGCTTCTCGCGCAAAGCGCTTGTTCTCGACCACCTTACCCATGCTGTTTGGCGTACTGTCACTAATGAGTTTTCAACTTGTCGATAGCGCCTTCATTGGTCAGTTGGGCGTGCTACCTCTCGCGGCACAAGGCTTCACCTTGCCCATTCAGATGATCATTATCGGCATTCAAGTCGGCCTCGGGATTGCGACCACGGCGGTGATCTCACGCGCGCTCGGGGCCGATCAGTGCCGCTATGCCAAACAATTAGGCGGCCTGATTCTATTTATTGGCACCGCAGGCGTTGCTCTGTTTGCCGGCTTGCTCTACGCCTTGCGCCATCCAATCTTGATGTTGCTCGATGCGCCGGACAAGGTATTTCCGGTAATTGATAGCTATTGGCAAATTTGGTTAGTCAGTGCCTGGACAGGCGCAGTGCTTTACTTCTTTTATAGCCTGGCACGCGCCAATGGCAACACCATGTTGCCCGGCTCCATGATGGTGGTCACCAGCTTATTAAACCTTGCGCTCGACCCGGTATTTATCTTTTGGCTCGATTGGGGCATTAATGGCGCGGCCGTGGCAACCTTGATTGCGTTTGGCGCTGGCATTGCCATTGTCGCGCCTCGCGTGTTCGGCAAAGGCTGGGTTTCGTTTGACTGGCAGGACTTAAACATCAAACAAAGTGTGGGTTCGATTGGGCATATTATGGGGCCGGCGATGATAAGCCAGCTGCTGCCGCCGGTGTCATCCATGCTGGCCACCAAGCTGCTCGCCAGCTTTGGCTCAGCGGCAGTGGCCGCCTGGGCACTGGGTTCACGCTTTGAATTCTTTGCCATTGTCTCGGTGCTGGCATTAACCATGTCGATGCCACCCATGGTGGGTCGTTTGCTGGGTAAAGGCGATCTGACCGAAGTGCGCCATTTGGTTAAGTTAGCGTGTCAGTTTATTCTCGGCTTTCAATTGCTGATTGCCGTGGTGACCTGGCTTGCTGCCGCTCCCTTGGCGGACTTGATGACCAGCGATCAACAAGTCACCGATATCTTGTACACTCACCTTACGCTAGTGCCGTTTAGCCTGGGCGCGCTAGGGGTGTGTATGTTGATGGTGTCAATTACCAATGCATTAGGCCGCTCATACACCGCGCTGACCATTTCTGCGCTCCGCCTATTTGCGTTTTTCCTGCCCTGCCTCTGGCTAGGCGCACAAATTGGCGAGCTATTTGGCCTATTTGCCGGTGCCTTAATCGGTAACCTCCTTGCGGGCGCAGTGGCTTATGCCATGTACCGACGTACGCTGGCTAAACTGATGGCGCATCAGTCCCGCTAA
- a CDS encoding ABC transporter permease subunit, giving the protein MLSYFLRRLLLVIPTFLGITILIFGITRLVPGGPVERMMTQMQAQADGGSSLQRAGDSSALSDDQIAELKAFYGLDKPVLEAYVDWLGKLANFDLGESTRYYEPVTDMIAERLPVSLFYGGMTFFISYFISLPLGYYKALKHGSVFDSSSSVLIFIGFALPGYVVGVLLITLFSYHLEWFPMGGFVGDAYYDATSFWERAKDVMWHAVLPLICYLIGDFATLTMTMKNNLMENLSADYIRTAIAKGLPFRSAVRKHALRNSLIPIASHFGNSLLFFMTGAFLIEVIFNINGIGLLGYESIMERDYPVVMGIVAINALLLLAGNIISDICVALVDPRVKFGS; this is encoded by the coding sequence ATGCTGTCGTACTTTTTACGCCGGTTACTGTTGGTGATCCCGACATTTCTCGGCATTACCATTTTGATCTTTGGTATCACCCGTCTTGTGCCGGGTGGGCCGGTCGAGCGAATGATGACGCAAATGCAGGCACAAGCCGATGGCGGCTCGAGCTTGCAACGTGCTGGTGACAGCTCGGCGTTATCGGACGATCAGATTGCCGAACTTAAGGCATTTTACGGCCTCGATAAACCCGTGCTAGAAGCCTATGTCGATTGGCTGGGCAAGCTCGCCAACTTCGATCTGGGTGAGTCGACGCGCTACTACGAGCCGGTCACCGACATGATCGCCGAGCGTCTGCCCGTCTCCTTGTTTTACGGCGGCATGACCTTCTTCATCAGCTATTTTATCTCTCTTCCGCTCGGGTATTACAAAGCCCTCAAACACGGTTCAGTGTTTGATTCGTCCTCCTCTGTGCTGATTTTTATTGGGTTTGCCTTGCCTGGCTATGTGGTCGGGGTATTACTGATCACCTTGTTTAGCTATCACCTCGAATGGTTCCCGATGGGGGGCTTTGTGGGCGATGCCTACTACGACGCGACCAGCTTTTGGGAACGCGCCAAAGATGTGATGTGGCATGCGGTACTGCCGCTGATTTGTTATCTGATTGGTGACTTTGCCACCCTGACCATGACGATGAAAAACAACCTAATGGAAAACCTCTCGGCGGACTATATCCGTACGGCGATTGCCAAAGGGTTACCGTTCCGCTCGGCGGTGCGCAAGCACGCGCTGCGCAACAGCTTGATCCCGATTGCTAGCCATTTTGGCAACTCGTTGTTGTTCTTTATGACCGGCGCGTTTTTGATTGAAGTCATTTTCAATATCAATGGCATCGGCTTACTTGGCTATGAGTCAATTATGGAGCGCGATTATCCGGTGGTGATGGGCATTGTCGCCATCAATGCGCTATTACTGCTGGCCGGCAATATTATCTCCGATATCTGTGTTGCCTTGGTTGACCCTCGCGTGAAGTTTGGATCTTGA